The sequence GCTGCAAGAATATTCATAGTTGTTATTTAACAAAGCAATGATCCACACACATATCCTTCGCTATTAGAGATGATGAGCTGTCAGACACAAGCACGGCAATTGAGATTGAAAACACCAATAGGAATTAGGAATCATGCTCTCacagaatttgatattatacattTGATCATGCATCGAAAGGGAAAATTATCTACTCGTCATGCAACACAAATGAGGAAAAAATATATCTCACGGTCCTCACAACCCTGATTAGCAAATTACACAACGATGAAAATCTGTTACCCCAACAGTAATATGCCATCATGTGTTTTCTATTTCCAAGACCAGGACTATATACTAACACTACAATGGAAGAGAATTCTTATGGATAAACCACAAGCCGATGCGATGATCACAGGGACCATTTTCACATAATCTAAATGACAATTCAAAATCAAGTGTACTTTAATTAAGATAGCTTAAACTGCATCAGCAAACTCCCAGATAACGTGGCAGCTCAGCAAAACACAGAAATATTAAGAAACCATTGACAAAAGCAATAAACgaaacagattgaagaacagaatCTTAAGGagctgaataaaaaaaatttaatggacTCATACGATGCCATAGGAATCACAGGCTCCAAACAATCAAACGTAGTTTCCTTAAGCTGATGAACTAAGAAGATTATAAACTTCTTCAAGAAACTAAAAGGCGCAAGAGATACATAAAGAACCAACCAAAAGCAGTTCAAAGtaaacaagaaaatattttaaagctaTTTATTAGAATATCAAACCTATTATGATCCTAGAAAGGAGATGAAAATAACTGAAAAATCTTACCTCCAACGGCGATGTATGGGACACGGTGCTGGCCAGAGATGTAGAATGAATCAGAAAGTATGCCGTAGAAGGGTTTTGCAACCATGGGCAAGTTGGCTGAATTCTGAAGAATTTGCAGAGTAGAGGGATCCATTTTCAACCCATCTTTGAGGAAGAAATTCACACCCATCCATGGAAAGCATCTCAATCCTTGGACCCAGTACCCTATTCCAAGCAACAATTTCCTATTCCTATCAATCTCACTTTCACGCGACACCATTCCTGCAAAGATTGTCTCCGACTGAAAACAAAAAGGCCTGCTTCAATGTCCGACGAAGTAAGCCAAATTTCACCCAAAAATCTTCAAGATTCAGCCTTTCAACTGTAAGAATCAATACACCAACTGGGTTTGTTATAAATAACTCCCAATCGTCAAGAATCGACGAGAAAAACACAGTCCCCACCGCCCCCCCACACCTACGGACGACTCAATATTTGattcacatataaaaaaattaaagaaaaggaCACGTTGGGTTGAGATGAGAATAGGGGGGTGGCAGTGCTGGGGAAGCTACACTTGTttcatttttcttgatttttttttttttttgaaaggatTTTTCTTGAATGTTTGATGAATAAactattgtttaattaatcaattaaaggGAGTAGGATTTTTGCGAGTGCTCGAAAACGAGGAAATAAGAGGCCGAAAGTTTCTAGGTGGAGTGGTAGTGTGGTTACCACCTTTTATTCTAATTTTCAGTCCCTAGCCgaccaaaaaaatttatgctatccctaaaaaagaaaaagaaaaagaaaaatcttattatgcttttttttttgcttttgaaACATGTTATGCTAAATTGAAGTATTatgtatttttacttttttctaAATGAAATCTGAAAGTATTAGCTTTTCATCATGTTAATCCGATTATGTCAtaatgagaaaaagaaacaaaaaataattagattatTAAATGGGTCAAAGTGGTggattattgttattattgggattaggtattttgtgagacagtatcacgaatctttatatgtgatacgggtcaactctaccgatattcacaataaaaagtaatactcttagcataaaaaataatattttttcatagatgatccaaataagatatctatctcacaaaatacgacatatGAGACCGTCTCTCATAAATTTTTGTGTATTACTCAAACCAAAACCCTAAACATTAGGAGATCtgtaaaacatttattttactaTTCTGATAGTCATACGAAATGCAGTAATGAAgttttttttaggtttggttaaatatataaatgattaCTCACATTATCAATTTCATGCAAGTACTGATAAATAATTTTCACACCCCAAACAATATTATCCACAATAACATAATATTTGGGCAATTCCAAACTCGTAAACACCGTATCGTATCTGCACCATATTGatctaaatatttatgaaaactagaaaattaataatgtgATTGTGAGCAAAGATCGTCGCGTCCTTTAATACAAAATCCATTTTCAATTGTGAATGAAGAGATGCACACAGAAATTCAATCGGTTGGAACAGAACATTGAGACATCCTCCTGGAACACGTATTTATAATACTTGAAAACAATGAGACTCCCTGCCATTACATTTCATTCGAGTAAATAGTAATAGACACCTTTTTCGCCGGTAATAAATACCTAAATGGTGAACTCAGCTGTACATTTTTGGAACGTGAACGAACTATATCGACAAATTTTACCACAACCTACCAAAGAAAATGTCCAACATTCTTCGTGTGGGGATGGCCCGAGGCAAGGAGGAGGTCGAAACATTGATACCTCTCATCCAAAACCTAGCAACATGGGGCTGGGTCAAATGTATACAAACAAACAAATGAAACACATCTTGATGCCGGAAGAAAATTGTGTGAGAAAGGAATTCAGTCAAAGCTTGTTGATCGACTCCATCTACCACCCAAGTAATCCTCCACCGAGATGTTCTGCTCGGTGCTGCTAATGGAATCAGACTCGTTTTCCAAGTCGAGCAAAGCAAGATTGAGAAAGGATTGGATGTTTGTTGGTGAAGGTCCACCGAGAATATCATTTTCGTCTTCGGAAGAATCTATCTTGTTGCATGCCCGCTCAATAGATTCTGGAGAACCACCTTGGAGGAGTTTGAGAATCTGTTTCAAGGAAACACAAAATAGTTCAAGTACATAACTCCTCGAGGGCTTTACTACGTGAAATATGCATGCATCACAATTGCTTACAAAGCTGATTTCAGGACGAGATTGTGGGGAATCTCTGATACATAGGGTTGCAGCTGAGACGATTTTCTCAACTTGGTCATTGTCATAATCACTGGCCAAGTCGGGGTCTCGCAGTTCTGAAATGTCTCCTTTCTTTAAAATGTGTCTTGCCTGAAAATATCACAGAGTTACGGttgaaaagaaatttaatacaACTGCCAGGTCAAGCAAACAACAATAAATGGAACGAAGAGGGAGGATCTCCATTCATACTACTAGGAGATGATTTCTCGTCTTACAAACAATACCACTGATACTCACCCACATTACCAAGCTTTCCTGGCCCGTTGGACGTCCATTATCGATTGGCTTTCTACCTGACAACAGCTCAAGGAGTACAACTCCAAACGCATAGACATCAATTTTTTGGTCCAGTTTCCCATGCATAAAATACTCAGGAGCCAGGTAGCTgtcataaaaatcaaaatagacAAATAAATCGTTTTATCTAGCGACTAGGAAATTACTAGAAATTCTTGTGGGTATAGAAAACTCGCCCAAATGTTCCAGTAACATCAGAGGGGCCAATGTGACGTGAACAACTTGAAGCCCACGTAGAAAGCCCAAAATCAGCAAGCTGTGAAGGCAAATGAGTTTTAGgaatggaaaaaaaatcacatcaaaGGTATGTCACTGATGAATAGCAAGTAAAGTAAAAGTCAATGGCATTCACACCTGCGGTTTGAAATCATCTGAAAGAAGGATATTGGATGACTTTACATCTCTGTGAATGATTGGCTCGGCCTTATTATGCAGATGGTCCAGTGCCTCAGCAACTCCTAAAGCAACCTTATATCGCTCTTTCCAACCAAATGATTTACCAAACTTTTGAGTACCTGCGACAGTATGAGTGACATTCTCAAGCACAAAAGATGGTGATTGATCAGAATAAAGTGCAGGAAGAAGATGATGCACACACCATGGAGGTTGTCCTCCAGGCTGCCTCTGGATAAAAGATCATAAACCAAAACTAGTCTGTCATCCTCTAAACAAAAGCCAACTAAAGTGATTATGTTTTTGTGGTGCAAGGACGTAATGATATTAATTTCAGAAAAAAACTGTTCCAATGCATCGTCAGATGGCTTCAGAATTTTAACAGCTAGCTCCTTGCCTCCTTGTAGACAGCCTCTGTAAACCTCGCTGCTTCCTCCCTTTCCAAtcaaattttctaaaatgaAGGAAAAGGTTACTAATTAAACTTCCAAGAATGAGGGGAAGTTaaaataatgatagaaatttgAGAGAACAAACCATGTGCAAAATTGTTTGTTGCTTGCAAGAGTTCCTGAAAGTTAAAAGATTGGCATGTAGTATAATATTTCTCGCCAACACCCTTAAGTTCTGAGAAAATCTTAGAGGAATAAGCAACAGAATAAGTGTCATCTGACACAACAATAGCACTCTCCTCTTGATCCATTTCTAAACTACAATCCTTCTTACAAGATGAAGTAATCTGTTTCTGATCAGGATAAATAGCCGCAACAGATTGTCGACCAGGTAGTTTCAAAAACATCCATTGCAATATTGATGACTTCCTAGAAGAAACTTCAGGTAATTTTTTCCTGTGTAGAAAAATATTGCGAAGCAATGCCCATCCAGAAGTGGATTCAAGTATTCTATGGGTTTTAATGGGTACTAGCGCCATGGAACTTCCAGCATTTTTACTACTAGATGATGACAAAACTCTAGTGGGTGATAAATTCAAAGGGGTTTGGGGTGTGGTCCTTCTCCTTTCGGATCTTGATTCAGAAACATCACAACTATTGAACTCCAGAACATTAGAAGCAGCTGATTCTCTTTGAAACAGTATCTTACCATTATCAGCACATAGAACTGATATATTATTTTGGAGATTCTTAGCACAGTACTTGGCAAGAGAGATCCTTGAACGAATTCTGTGACGGACCTCAGAAGTACCCACAATTAAACCTGTTGCACCACATGACTTTGCTTCTCGGGAGAGGATTTTTCGAACCGGTGATCCCCTACAGACCTTAAGCTTTAGATCCACCTacaaaatttgtaatatttataAAGTGCCCTTGAGAAGCTATTATCACAATCAGTGAATCATCGGATGGTTATTGAAATAATTTGGAGCAAAGATGATTTTGATTCAGACTAAAAATGGCTTTCCAGCTACTCCTAAATTGGATAGAAACGCAATAGTTCCACCTCTCGGCTCAACTTAACTCAAACATTTTGGAGCACAGCACCACTGAGAAAAATTACAAGGAAATAAAAAAGAAGGCCTAAAGTGCCGAACAAGACATGGAATCACGAAAATCTCGGAGTTAAGTCAGGAAAAAACACAAAGAAATTCATTCAACCCAAAgagatatatataaaattaaattcattgagaagaagaagaaagattaTTATAACAAAGAGACCTGTTTCAGGTTGCAGAAGCCTTCATAAGCAGCTAGCACGGAATCAAAAGTTTTCGCCAGCGAAATCAGACTCGTCTTATCTGCTTCGATCACAGAGAAATAAAAAAACAGTTATTCAAAGAACAACAGAATCAAAAAACTCGAAATTTGACAGAAGTAACAACCCCGACCACTCTACTGGAACTATGGAATCAATACTCTCAAAGCTTTACACcagtaaaaaaaacaaacaaacaaacttgAAAAAACATGCTAAAAAAATTCTTCCAATTCGCGGTTCCTCGCTTCAAATCACCCACCAGTACTTGGATCGAGGACATGCAAAGCAATGACGCGATCACCGGTCTGTGCAACCTTCACCAACGCCCAAGTCAGTAATTCTCTGCTGCGTGAATCGAGCTTCACCCCGACCACCACCACCGCGTTTCCGCCGCAACTCTCGCCGGAGCATGATTCCACAACTGCAGGAGTCCCCGCCAATCTCATTCCTCCACAGCAGATAGATCAAGCGGAAGCGACGCCGTTTCGTTCTGGTCCGTTATACTTCTCTCTCTACAATAGAGCACTGCTTTAATATTCCTCACCCTGTCGAGCCTCGAGGTTAGGGAAGAGGAAtcgattataaataaaaataaaaataaaaatgcacTGAATTCATTCATTAACCCctataaatcaaaattaaatagTTCCATATTATACtatactttatatattattattattaaatttatactCTATATCAAAACATgaacaaataattttaataattgagATCGAGTTAGCTTGGAAAAAAGAGTTGTTGCAGAGATAGTAGTTTCATTTTTCGGTCACATAATTTCATTGGTTAATTTTGTGAATCGAATCTTCAGTTCGatctaattaataaaaaaattatacttttatgacaaaaatattatttttcattattgatATGAGTCATATCCAGCCATctcattgataaaaaaaaatgataaaacgATATCACACTtactcttttttaaaaaataatttaaaccaTATAAGTACTTGTTTATTTTAGCATACTGGACGAACATTAGAAAAACCAATACGCAAGCAAATTACATTATATTCAATTATTGATTATCGAATCCaatattaaaatacaaattgatatatatatagatNNNNNNNNNNNNNNNNNNNNNNNNNNNNNNNNNNNNNNNNNNNNNNNNNNNNNNNNNNNNNNNNNNNNNNNNNNNNNNNNNNNNNNNNNNNNNNNNNNNNNNNNNNNNNNNNNNNNNNNNNNNNNNNNNNNNNNNNNNNNNNNNNNNNNNNNNNNNNNNNNNNNNNNNNNNNNNNNNNNNNNNNNNNNNNNNNNNNNNNNNNNNNNNNNNNNNNNNNNNNNNNNNNNNNNNNNNNNNNNNNNNNNNNNNNNNNNNNNNNNNNNNNNNNNNNNNNNNNNNNNNNNNNNNNNNNNNNNNNNNNNNNNNNNNNNNNNNNNNNNNNNNNNNNNNNNNNNNNNNNNNNNNNNNNNNNNNNNNNNNNNNNNNNNNNNNNNNNNNNNNNNNNNNNNNNNNNNNNNNNNNNNNNNNNNNNNNNNNNNNNNNNNNNNNNNNNNNNNNNNNNNNNNNNNNNNNNNNNNNNNNNNNNNNNNNNNNNNNNNNNNNNNNNNNNNNNNNNNNNNNNNNNNNNNNNNNNNNNNNNNNNNNNNNNNNNNNNNNNNNNNNNNNNNNNNNNNNNNNNNNNNNNNNNNNNNNNNNNNNNNNNNNNNNNNNNNNNNNNNNNNNNNNNNNNNNNNNNNNNNNNNNNNNNNNNNNNNNNNNNNNNNNNNNNNNNNNNNNNNNNNNNNNNNNNNNNNNNNNNNNNNNNNNNNNNNNNNNNNNNNNNNNNNNNNNNNNNNNNNNNNNNNNNNNNNNNNNNNNNNNNNNNNNNNNNNNNNNNNNNNNNNNNNNNNNNNNNNNNNNNNNNNNNNNNNNNNNNNNNNNNNNNNNNNNNNNNNNNNNNNNNNNNNNNNNNNNNNNNNNNNNNNNNNNNNNNNNNNNNNNNNNNNNNNNNNNNNNNNNNNNNNNNNNNNNNNNNNNNNNNNNNNNNNNNNNNNNNNNNNNNNNNNNNNNNNNNNNNNNNNNNNNNNNNNNNNNNNNNNNNNNNNNNNNNNNNNNNNNNNNNNNNNNNNNNNNNNNNNNNNNNNNNNNNNNNNNNNNNNNNNNNNNNNNNNNNNNNNNNNNNNNNNNNNNNNNNNNNNNNNNNNNNNNNNNNNNNNNNNNNNNNNNNNNNNNNNNNNNNNNNNNNNNNNNNNNNNNNNNNNNNNNNNNNNNNNNNNNNNNNNNNNNNNNNNNNNNNNNNNNNNNNNNNNNNNNNNNNNNNNNNNNNNNNNNNNNNNNNNNNNNNNNNNNNNNNNNNNNNNNNNNNNNNNNNNNNNNNNNNNNNNNNNNNNNNNNNNNNNNNNNNNNNNNNNNNNNNNNNNNNNNNNNNNNNNNNNNNNNNNNNNNNNNNNNNNNNNNNNNNNNNNNNNNNNNNNNNNNNNNNNNNNNNNNNNNNNNNNNNNNNNNNNNNNNNNNNNNNNNNNNNNNNNNNNNNNNNNNNNNNNNNNNNNNNNNNNNNNNNNNNNNNNNNNNNNNNNNNNNNNNNNNNNNNNNNNNNNNNNNNNNNNNNNNNNNNNNNNNNNNNNNNNNNNNNNNNNNNNNNNNNNNNNNNNNNNNNNNNNNNNNNNNNNNNNNNNNNNNNNNNNNNNNNNNNNNNNNNNNNNNNNNNNNNNNNNNNNNNNNNNNNNNNNNNNNNNNNNNNNNNNNNNNNNNNNNNNNNNNNNNNNNNNNNNNNNNNNNNNNNNNNNNNNNNNNNNNNNNNNNNNNNNNNNNNNNNNNNNNNNNNNNNNNNNNNNNNNNNNNNNNNNNNNNNNNNNNNNNNNNNNNNNNNNNNNNNNNNNNNNNNNNNNNNNNNNNNNNNNNNNNNNNNNNNNNNNNNNNNNNNNNNNNNNNNNNNNNNNNNNNNNNNNNNNNNNNNNNNNNNNNNNNNNNNNNNNNNNNNNNNNNNNNNNNNNNNNNNNNNNNNNNNNNNNNNNNNNNNNNNNNNNNNNNNNNNNNNNNNNNNNNNNNNNNNNNNNNNNNNNNNNNNNNNNNNNNNNNNNNNNNNNNNNNNNNNNNNNNNNNNNNNNNNNNNNNNNNNNNNNNNNNNNNNNNNNNNNNNNNNNNNNNNNNNNNNNNNNNNNNNNNNNNNNNNNNNNNNNNNNNNNNNNNNNNNNNNNNNNNNNNNNNNNNNNNNNNNNNNNNNNNNNNNNNNNNNNNNNNNNNNNNNNNNNNNNNNNNNNNNNNNNNNNNNNNNNNNNNNNNNNNNNNNNNNNNNNNNNNNNNNNNNNNNNNNNNNNNNNNNNNNNNNNNNNNNNNNNNNNNNNNNNNNNNNNNNNNNNNNNNNNNNNNNNNNNNNNNNNNNNNNNNNNNNNNNNNNNNNNNNNNNNNNNNNNNNNNNNNNNNNNNNNNNNNNNNNNNNNNNNNNNNNNNNNNNNNNNNNNNNNNNNNNNNNNNNNNNNNNNNNNNNNNNNNNNNNNNNNNNNNNNNNNNNNNNNNNNNNNNNNNNNNNNNNNNNNNNNNNNNNNNNNNNNNNNNNNNNNNNNNNNNNNNNNNNNNNNNNNNNNNNNNNNNNNNNNNNNNNNNNNNNNNNNNNNNNNNNNNNNNNNNNNNNNNNNNNNNNNNNNNNNNNNNNNNNNNNNNNNNNNNNNNNNNNNNNNNNNNNNNNNNNNNNNNNNNNNNNNNNNNNNNNNNNNNNNNNNNNNNNNNNNNNNNNNNNNNNNNNNNNNNNNNNNNNNNNNNNNNNNNNNNNNNNNNNNNNNNNNNNNNNNNNNNNNNNNNNNNNNNNNNNNNNNNNNNNNNNNNNNNNNNNNNNNNNNNNNNNNNNNNNNNNNNNNNNNNNNNNNNNNNNNNNNNNNNNNNNNNNNNNNNNNNNNNNNNNNNNNNNNNNNNNNNNNNNNNNNNNNNNNNNNNNNNNNNNNNNNNNNNNNNNNNNNNNNNNNNNNNNNNNNNNNNNNNNNNNNNNNNNNNNNNNNNNNNNNNNNNNNNNNNNNNNNNNNNNNNNNNNNNNNNNNNNNNNNNNNNNNNNNNNNNNNNNNNNNNNNNNNNNNNNNNNNNNNNNNNNNNNNNNNNNNNNNNNNNNNNNNNNNNNNNNNNNNNNNNNNNNNNNNNNNNNNNNNNNNNNNNNNNNNNNNNNNNNNNNNNNNNNNNNNNNNNNNNNNNNNNNNNNNNNNNNNNNNNNNNNNNNNNNNNNNNNNNNNNNNNNNNNNNNNNNNNNNNNNNNNNNNNNNNNNNNNNNNNNNNNNNNNNNNNNNNNNNNNNNNNNNNNNNNNNNNNNNNNNNNNNNNNNNNNNNNNNNNNNNNNNNNNNNNNNNNNNNNNNNNNNNNNNNNNNNNNNNNNNNNNNNNNNNNNNNNNNNNNNNNNNNNNNNNNNNNNNNNNNNNNNNNNNNNNNNNNNNNNNNNNNNNNNNNNNNNNNNNNNNNNNNNNNNNNNNNNNNNNNNNNNNNNNNNNNNNNNNNNNNNNNNNNNNNNNNNNNNNNNNNNNNNNNNNNNNNNNNNNNNNNNNNNNNNNNNNNNNNNNNNNNNNNNNNNNNNNNNNNNNNNNNNNNNNNNNNNNNNNNNNNNNNNNNNNNNNNNNNNNNNNNNNNNNNNNNNNNNNNNNNNNNNNNNNNNNNNNNNNNNNNNNNNNNNNNNNNNNNNNNNNNNNNNNNNNNNNNNNNNNNNNNNNNNNNNNNNNNNNNNNNNNNNNNNNNNNNNNNNNNNNNNNNNNNNNNNNNNNNNNNNNNNNNNNNNNNNNNNNNNNNNNNNNNNNNNNNNNNNNNNNNNNNNNNNNNNNNNNNNNNNNNNNNNNNNNNNNNNNNNNNNNNNNNNNNNNNNNNNNNNNNNNNNNNNNNNNNNNNNNNNNNNNNNNNNNNNNNNNNNNNNNNNNNNNNNNNNNNNNNNNNNNNNNNNNNNNNNNNNNNNNNNNNNNNNNNNNNNNNNNNNNNNNNNNNNNNNNNNNNNNNNNNNNNNNNNNNNNNNNNNNNNNNNNNNNNNNNNNNNNNNNNNNNNNNNNNNNNNNNNNNNNNNNNNNNNNNNNNNNNNNNNNNNNNNNNNNNNNNNNNNNNNNNNNNNNNNNNNNNNNNNNNNNNNNNNNNNNNNNNNNNNNNNNNNNNNNNNNNNNNNNNNNNNNNNNNNNNNNNNNNNNNNNNNNNNNNNNNNNNNNNNNNNNNNNNNNNNNNNNNNNNNNNNNNNNNNNNNNNNNNNNNNNNNNNNNNNNNNNNNNNNNNNNNNNNNNNNNNNNNNNNNNNNNNNNNNNNNNNNNNNNNNNNNNNNNNNNNNNNNNNNNNNNNNNNNNNNNNNNNNNNNNNNNNNNNNNNNNNNNNNNNNNNNNNNaaaaaaaaataaactgtaATATTACTATTATATAAGGGCAAAATGGAAAAGAAAAATTGGTGTCTATTTTGTCtctattagagacattcttaatATATACTAGTTACTCTCCACACGCGGTGCGTGTGTGAACAgtgttttttataattatcgagagactaaagtgaaatttgacaaattatcgaaggactaaagtgctatttgaattgttggaattggaaaaaaaaatgtttgttaaatttaaaaaaaaaaaactaaactgTAATATTCCTATTATATAAGGACAAAATGGGAAAGAAAAATTGGTGTCTATTTTGTCtctattagagacattcttaatatatagtatagatatagatatatatatatatacacacacacgttGAATCTGATTTGCTTAATAATTTGAGAATAGGATTCATGAAatgatactttttttttatgaattagaCATTTATTGAAAAAATGTCAACCCCTTGATTGTGAGAAATTCATTTAGTAAATTATAAAACTgaaaaaagatatatatatataaagcttTGTAGAAAATGAGAGCCCCTCGTTTTCGTTTTCGTTTCCGCCTTTTGGCGGCGGCCCATGCTGGCTCCAAATGGTCGGTTTACGTTTTACCTGTCTGCCTATTAAATTATTGAAGGGAccctaaaatatatttaattaacatcCAAAAAATATAGAACAAGTTATTTTTATGAAACTAATTTTCTATTTAGATcacacataaaaaatattattttttgtaacaaaattattatttattattgtaaatattaacCGTGTTGACCCGTCTTACGGATGTAAGACCTTCTCATGAAatacataataattaattaaagtaattTAATTGTCGATGGAATTTTAAAACAATGCAAGTGAGAATTCAAGAGAGGGATGTTTCGGATCCAATTTTAATgtggattaatttttatttgaatgtgAGATCGTATTTAATTGGGTTTTGATCAAAAAGACATGAGAAGTAATTTTTGAACGTTTAtttatctatactattatattaagtatgAGGCCCTAATAATAACCTCTCTATGAGGACACCaactttctttcttattttaccctttctcattttttatattatattttttcttaacaaataatattatattcaccgTTATAAGGAAACTGCTCACGTGCAAAATAATACTATTTCTTCTCCAAACTAgctactgtgaaaaataaaatctctTCTTTATGTTGTGACGTCATTATGTTgtaatatcatgaatatttaatatattagccACATGTATTCAGGACACACGCAACGCGTGTGCCACGGTTACTAGTCAAGTTATTAATATTTTgagtattatatattataaaagtttcataattaaaagaaaaaaacttgaatgattgtcatattattttataatatgtttttgtgagacgattaACTTTGCTcctatttacaataaaattaatacttttgtcttataaaataatattttttaatgaataactcatataaaatattcatctcataaaattaacttATAAGAAAAtctcatataaatttttgttattGTTTNNNNNNNNNNNNNNNNNNNNNNNNNNNNNNNNNNNNNNNNNNNNNNNNNNNNNNNNNNNNNNNNNNNNNNNNNNNNNNNNNNNNNNNNNNNNNNNNNNNNNNNNNNNNNNNNNNNNNNNNNNNNNNNNNNNNNNNNNNNNNNNNNNNNNNNNNNNNNNNNNNNNNNNNNNNNNNNNNNNNNNNNNNNNNNNNNNNNNNNNNNNNNNNNNNNNNNNNNNNNNNNNNNNNNNNNNNNNNNNNNNNNNNNNNNNNNNNNNNNNNNNNNNNNNNNNNNNNNNNNNNNNNNNNNNNNNNNNNNNNNNNNNNNNNNNNNNNNNNNNNNNNNNNNNNNNNNNNNNNNNNNNNNNNNNNNNNNNNNNNNNNNNNNNNNNNNNNNNNNNNNNNNNNNNNNNNNNNNNNNNNNNNNNNNNNNNNNNNNNNNNNNNNNNNNNNNNNNNNNNNNNNNNNNNNNNNNNNNNNNNNNNNNNNNNNNNNNNNNNNNNNNNNNNNNNNNNNNNNNNNNNNNNNNNNNNNNNNNNNNNNNNNNNNNNNNNNNNNNNNNNNNNNNNNNNNNNNNNNNNNNNNNNNNNNNNNNNNNNNNNNNNNNNNNNNNNNNNNNNNNNNNNNNNNNNNNNNNNNNNNNNNNNNNNNNNNNNNNNNNNNNNNNNNNNNNNNNNNNNNNNNNNNNNNNNNNNNNNNNNNNNNNNNNNNNNNNNNNNNNNNNNNNNNNNNNNNNNNNNNNNNNNNNNNNNNNNNNNNNNNNNNNNNNNNNNNNNNNNNNNNNNNNNNNNNNNNNNNNNNNNNNNNNNNNNNNNNNNNNNNNNNNNNNNNNNNNNNNNNNNNNNNNNNNNNNNNNNNNNNNNNNNNNNNNNNNNNNNNNNNNNNNN comes from Primulina huaijiensis isolate GDHJ02 chromosome 2, ASM1229523v2, whole genome shotgun sequence and encodes:
- the LOC140970604 gene encoding protein kinase STUNTED-like → MRLAGTPAVVESCSGESCGGNAVVVVGVKLDSRSRELLTWALVKVAQTGDRVIALHVLDPSTDKTSLISLAKTFDSVLAAYEGFCNLKQVDLKLKVCRGSPVRKILSREAKSCGATGLIVGTSEVRHRIRSRISLAKYCAKNLQNNISVLCADNGKILFQRESAASNVLEFNSCDVSESRSERRRTTPQTPLNLSPTRVLSSSSSKNAGSSMALVPIKTHRILESTSGWALLRNIFLHRKKLPEVSSRKSSILQWMFLKLPGRQSVAAIYPDQKQITSSCKKDCSLEMDQEESAIVVSDDTYSVAYSSKIFSELKGVGEKYYTTCQSFNFQELLQATNNFAHENLIGKGGSSEVYRGCLQGGKELAVKILKPSDDALEQFFSEINIITSLHHKNIITLVGFCLEDDRLVLVYDLLSRGSLEDNLHGTQKFGKSFGWKERYKVALGVAEALDHLHNKAEPIIHRDVKSSNILLSDDFKPQLADFGLSTWASSCSRHIGPSDVTGTFGYLAPEYFMHGKLDQKIDVYAFGVVLLELLSGRKPIDNGRPTGQESLVMWARHILKKGDISELRDPDLASDYDNDQVEKIVSAATLCIRDSPQSRPEISFILKLLQGGSPESIERACNKIDSSEDENDILGGPSPTNIQSFLNLALLDLENESDSISSTEQNISVEDYLGGRWSRSTSFD